The following nucleotide sequence is from bacterium.
TATACGCTCAACTTCAAGGCGCGATTTATGATTTCTTGCAGCCTTCAGGTCACTGCGGGTGTGGAGAATGTCACGGACCGGCGATACCGGACCTATGCCTCAGGCATCACAGCTGCAGGACGAAACCTAACCGCGGCCTTACGCGTGACTTTCTGATAATGCATCCCTACTGCTGATCCGGGGGAGGTCGACTCTACGTTTTAACCGTCTGCAGCCCATTTGATTTTTTGCTTTTGTTCTGATCTTTGATTATTGTGGCTTTTACAAGGCATTGCAGGACCTCCTGGAGGTGGTCGATTGCCGCACCATCAAAGCACGAACAGATAAAATGAGCAGTAGATTCGAGGAAAAGTTATTTGCTGTCCGGTGTTTCATCCTCGGGAAAGGATGGACTTACCGTTTTTCATTGTATTATCAACGGATCATGGAGATGAGATTTAACAGCGCCAGACAAGAAGCGTTCCAGTACTTTGTCCATCAGTCAGGAATTCAGCTCAGGGCTAAGAAAACTTGTCTCCGATCTCGGCTGCATAACGATGTCATTGTCAGCGTCTTTGGCTTTCCTGTGATGGCCGATTCAGAAAGAGCGTTCGAGAACATGTTTCACTTTATTGAGGATGACGGCTATTATATTCCATTCGATCCGTGCATTCGCGGATGCATCCTTCCAGACTTTGCCGCTGATCAATCGCGCAGGAGCCGGGAACTCGTCGAGGGCTGCTTTGACGATACCGAAATAAACTGGTTCGGAACTATTTTCATCGCAATCGACCATGGCAAAACCAAGCTGCTAGATCATATTCAGATCGTTCGCAGAATGCTTCCCTGGACGATCGCGAATGAGGGGAAAGTCGTGAGAGATGGCGTCGCTGTATATCAACTCCTTTCCCTACATCCGCAGCTGCGCTCGCACTAACAAAAAATTCAAAGCGTAAACCCATTTCATTTTTGTAATCAACAGTCCGGTTTTGGTATTGGCGGCGGCGAACAACCGGGAATCATCAACGGCAGACCCTTGTTACTATAGTGTATGAGGCGGTCCATGCCGGCGGCATTCTCTGGCACACGGGTTGCATCTGGCTACAGGGCTGGGGATGATTCAGCCGAGGGCGGGCGACAAAGCTGTTTGTCCAAAAACGGCTAAGCGTAAGCCGGGGCAGATGGTCGGCGTTCGATCCCGAAAATGGAACTGCCGTCTGTTGTAAAAAGCAATCAATTTAATTCGACGTTTAGTCGGATGAGGAGCATCCATGAAAAAGAGTATCAATTTGATCTTGTTGCCCGTTCTGTTGCTGACGGGCGGCTTCGCCTTTGCGGATGGTTGGGACGACCGGCGGGATGATTGGCGAAACTATTATGACGCGGGCTCGGTTTTGGGCGGCCAGGTTTTTGATGAGTCTTCAGCCCCTCTGCTCGATGCGGTGATCACAGTCACTCGAATAGGTGTGCCCTCTTTTTCTCTCAGCGATACCAGTAACGACGCCGGCGCCTGGCGGATCGGCAACCTCATGCCCGGCGCCTATATGGTCAAGGCGGAGAAAGAAGAGTACCTCGTTCAGTACTACGACCACAGCGAGTCGCTGCTTCAGGCAGGGGTCATCAACCTGGCCCATAAAGACACGGTGATCAATATTGTCTTTCATCTAAAGCCGGGTGGAGCCATCTCCGGCGCCGTGTACATGGCGGACGGCATCACGCCACTGGCAAAGGCAGAGGTTGCTCTTTACCGGCTGGGTTTGCCTCGCCGTACCGAGAGTGTCAAAATAACCCGTACGGATGCGGCGGGACTCTATCGCCTCAACGGCCTGGCCACAGGCAATTATTTGCTCAAGGCGTCCCGCGAAGGTTATATCGCTGAATACTATCAGGAGGCCACGGCCGGCAATGAGGCTGACACCGTAACGGTGAATGCGCCGGAGGAAAAAACGGGCATTCATTTTACTCTGGATCAAGCCAGCGCGATCACGGGCATCATTACCGCTGAAGCGACCGGCGCGCCCATCCCCAACGCCTGGATCGCGATCTACGAAGCCTCTCCAGTTGGTGACAATCGACGGACTGTCGCGGGTCACGCCCGCAGCGACCAGCTGGGCGTTTATACCCTATCAGTGCCGCCCGGCCAATACCGAGTGAGTGCTGAGGCCTATGGCTATGCGGCCGAATGGTTTGACAACGCAACGGCCATGGATCTGGCCACACCGGTGACTGTCACCGTGGGTATGCACAGCCCTGTCGATTTCGCCCTGGCCGCATGGGGCAGTCTGAGCGGCCACGTGCTTGACGCGGTTACCGGTGCACCGATCGCTGGCGCTGTCATCCGTGTCTATAATGAGGAAAAAAACTTGCACCGGCAGCGATACTTTCAAACCATCAGCAAGGACGGTGGATTCTATGTTTTCACTGGTCTGCCTTCCGGCCGCTATGTGGTGGAAGCGCAAGCTGAAGGATATGTGAAGGAATATTGGCAGTAGGCGGATTCTCTGCGTCAGGCTGACCTGGTGACCATGGAAAGCGGACACAATGTGACCGGCATCGACTTTACCCTGGGCACCGGCGCCGCTGTTCAGGGTCAGGTAACTGATGCGGAGAATGGTCAGCCCATAGCGGGAGCAGCCATCGAGGTGCAATCCGTGCACGGACGCGTGCGAACGCGCGGGCTCACAGATGAAGAAGGCCGGTATCTTATCAGCGGTCTGCCCCCCGGCGCTTACCTGGTCAGCGCAGCCGTTGCCGGCTATCATCTGCAGTGGTATGACAGCGTCGCCGTTCGGCGGGAGGCAAAACAAATACTACTGGCTTCTTCGCAGGTGGCGGACGATATCAATTTCAAACTGGGAAAAATCGAACCGCTGTCGGTCAGTCTCTCCGGGCTGGTGATCGATGACAGCACCAAGCTGCCTTTGCCCGGTGCGCACATTTTAGCCATGCCGGTGTCAAGCCGAGGCCGGATCAGAAGAGCGATCACCGGTGAGGATGGCGTCTATGTGTTGCGCGGTCTGCCGCCGGCCAAGTACTTGCTGCTGATCCATGCGGCCCGATATAAAGCTGAATTTTACGACGACGCCCGCACATGGAAAGAGGCCAAATTGATCGAGGTCGTGGCTGGACAGGAGATCACCGGCATAGACATCGGGCTCAGCCCGCAGCCGGTTGGCGCTTACCAACTGACGGGCCGGGTTCTTGATCAGTCCGGATCAGCCATCGAAGGCGCCCTGATTGTTCTGCAATCCGGGGAAGAGGTGGTAGCCGCTTCGGTTACGGCGGAAGACGGCAGCTATAACGTGGAGGACTTGCCGGCAGACTCTTATGTGGTCTCAGCTTCTGTCGTCGGTTATGAGAGCGCTCCAACGCTGTCCACCGCTCTGAAGCTGGGCAGCACGCTCAATGTCTACGGATTGACGCTGATGACTTTAGCCGGAACCACAGAGGCGGCCAAACCCATCGTTCAGCCTGAGCGGTTTGCGTTGGAGCAAAACCATCCCAACCCCTTTAATCCGTCAACGCAGATCCCATTCACTTTGGCGCAGCCGGGTATGGTTGTTCTAACAGTCTATGACATGCTGGGGCGGGAAGTCAAGCAGCTGGTCAACGGTTCGTTGGCCGCAGGCAAGCACAGCGTTCAATGGGATGGCAGCAACGAGCGGGGTGAGAAGGCGGCCTCAGGTGTTTATTTCTATCGTCTGCAGGCGTTCGGCCATACCCACTCTTTCACTCAACTGCGGCGCATGTTATTGATTAAATAGGCATACAGCCACAGCTTAAAAGGCGCGGGATTCTTCTCGCGCCTTTTTTATGGGCAGCGGGTCAATAGCTGTTTTCACCCTGAAGGACCGACCAGATGGTTTTCAAAATGATCTTGATGTCGAACAGCAGCGACCAGTTTTCGACATAATAGACATCGTACTTGGTGCGTTCGTCGATGGATACATTTCCCCGCAAGCCGTTCACCTGCGCCCATCCGGTCATGCCCGACCTGACGCGATGGCGTTCCAGATATTTAGGAATTCTTTTCTGAAATTGTTCGACAAAATGAGGCCGCTCCGGCCTGGGGCCAACCAAACTCATTTCACCCTTGAGCACATTGAAGAGCTGGGGCAGCTCGTCGAGGCTGAACCGGCGGAGGAACCGTCCGCTCGGCGTGACGCGGGGATCGTGTTTTTGCGTCCAGACCGGACCGGTCTTGGCTTCTGCATCCATGTACATGGTGCGAAATTTCAAACAGTCGAACTCGCAGCCGTCGAGCCCCACGCGTCGTTGCCGGTAGAGCACCGTACCCCGTGATCCCAGTTTGACCGTAAGGGCGATCAGAGCCAGGATCGGCCAGATCATCAGCAGCACCAAGGCGCTGAAAACAAGATCAAAGGTCCGTTTGAACACCCGATTCCATCCTGTAACCGCCGGCTCTTTGATTTTAAACATCGGCACGCCGCCGATCTCCTGAATAGCCATGCGGCTGCTCATCAGCTCCAATGACGGCGGGATCATATAAAAACCGATGTTCAGTCCTGCGCAGGCATTCATGCATTCCTGCACCAGGGTGTCCTCGTTTTTCGACAGGGCGATGAATACCAGGTCAATTTGATACGTCTCCACCAAACGGCGAAGATGGTCCAGAGTGCCCAAACAGGCGAGGCGGCTGGATAGCAGGGGATTGTCGCCGGCATAACCAAGAAGGTCAATGCCAAAGCCGGGATGATGGCGAATCCGTTCCAGCAACGTGAGGCTCCAAGGGCTGGTGCCCACGATCAGGCCTCGGAGCATGTGCTTGCCTTTACGATGCAGGCGGGTTTCAAGTTTCAGCAGCACAAGGCGGACAACGAACAAAAACAGAATCGCAAAGGCCCAGATCAGCGCAAAGACGACGCGGGAGTAGGAAAAGCCGCGGTAGAAAAAAGCGGCCGCTGTGACGATGAGCATGCCCAGGGTTACCCCTTTAAAAATGAGGATCAGTTCATCCACAGCGCCGACGTTCCGGTTCGGACCATACATGCCCAGGGATTTGAGCACAAACGCCCAGATGAGGAAAACAATCAGCGAGCTCAGCACATAGACTTGAAACTCGGGGAATCCCTTGGTCACCGGCACCAGGCTCACCAGCGGCGAGTGAAAGCGCAACCAGTAGGAAAAGAGAAACGCGCCGATGATGGCCCCGGCGTCGGTCGCCAGCTGGATGAATGGGATCAGAAGATCGGTTTTAAATCTGGCGGTCTTCACAGCCGTTCCCGTTGCTGGATCAGTTTATTCATGGCTTTAATAAAGACAGCGGTGTCGAAGCGCAGTGCATGTTTGCGAATCGTTTTGGGATTCGGCTGCCAGCGCGAAAAAGCCTCCACCGCCTGGATGAGATCTTGCACAGTCTGGTTTCGGAAATAAAGGCCGGTGCAGGCGGCAGCAGGTTTTCTGGCGCTGTCCGCCCAGTGGCCGACGATGGTTTCGAGTGAACCGCCTCTGCCGAAAGCGATGACCGGCTTGCCCCAGCACTGAGCTTCCACCGGCACCAAGCCGAAATCTTCTTCACCGGGAAAGATCAGAGCCCGGCAGCGTGCATAACAGCTGTTCAGCTGTTGCGCATCGATCCAGCCGGTGAACTCGATGTTGCGACCGGCCTGAGCTTTGAGCCGTTTTTCCTCCGGTCCGGAGCCGACGATGACCAGCTTTTCGTTCAACCGGTTGAACGCGGCAATGGCCAAGTCAATCCGTTTGTAGGGGGCGAATGCCGACACGATTAAAAAATAGCCGTCGTCTGTTTCCGAGACCTGCGTGTGCTTCGTGGCTACCGGAGGATGCACCACATCGCTGCGGCGGCCATAGTATTTCAGAATACGGCCGGCTACGTGGGACGAGTTGGCGACAAAACGGTCGACGCGGACGCTGCTGGTCACATCCCACATACGCAGGTAATTGGCGAACAAAGGCACCAAACGTTTTTTCAGCGCGTTCATTTTTTCCGGCGCAAAGTATTGGGGATACTGATCCCAGACATAGCGCATGGGCGTGTGGCAATAGCAGAGATGAAACGCATCCGGCCGCGGGATGATGCCTTTCGCCACACAGTGGCTGGAGGAGAGGACCAGATCGTAGGCGCTCAGATCAAACCGCTCCACAGCGGTGGGAAACAACGGAAGATAGCTGCGGTACCTGGTTTTAACGCCGGGCAGATTTTGTATAAAAGAGGTGAAAATGGGCCGGCTTTCGATCGCAGCAGAGACCGATCCTGGAAGGTGCACCAAAGTGTGAATATCCGCATCTGGCAAGAGGCGGCACAGGGTTTCGAGAACTTTTTCTCCTCCTCGCATGCCGGTCAGCCAATCATGAATCAGAGCGACGGCCATAGGATTCATCCGTTCATCTAGATGGTTCTTGGGTTACACCGGCGCCGTAAAGCCTGGTGTACAGTTCGGCTGTGGCGTGCACCATTTTCTCTTCCTGAAAATGGTCGAAAAAAAACTGCCGGCCCTTTTTCGCCAGCCGGCGGGCCAGTTCACGGTCGCGGAGCAGGCGCAGGACCGCCTGCGCCAGCGACTCGGCATCCTGGGGCGTTGCCAGTAGGCCTGATTCGTTGTCCCGAATCGCCTCGGTCACACCGGGGATGGCAAAGGCAGCCACCGGCCGTTCCAGCGCCATGGCTTCGAGCAGGCTGAGCGGCATGCCTTCCCATTCCGAACTAAGGACAAATACGTCCATCAGCGCGATGAGTTCCGGAACATCGCGACGAGATCCAAGGAACCGGACATGATCCTGCAGGTTCAGCTCGCGGGTGTAGGCTTGCAACTCGCCGGCCAGCGGGCCGTCTCCCACCAGCAGGGCGATTAAATTCGGAATTTCCTTCTGCACAATATGCATCGCTTCGAGAAACCACCTCTGGCCTTTTTGCACATGCAACCGTCCGACTGTGCCGATGACCGCAGTTGCAGCCGGAAGGCCGAGTTCTGTTCTTTTGCTCAGGCTGGTGAAAGCAGCCGACAGGGATGGAGCTGGAATGCCGTTGCGGATCAGCACCGCCCGGTCGGCGGGAAAACAGCCTGCAGCAAGGCCCGCCTGCCGATCCGCCTCGGAGACGCAGATGATTTTCTCTGTGCCGATGGCCAAGAGCCGGTCAAGGCTGATAAACATGATCCGTTTCATCCGGCTGCGATAGTGAAGATAATGAATACCGTGCAGCGTATGGATGCGGACCGGCGTTTTCGCAGCCCAGGCCGCCAGCCGTCCCCAAACTCCGGCGATGCCGCCGTGTGTGTGCACAATATCGATCTGCCGTTCGCGCAGCAGCCGACCCATAGCTCGCAGCGTGGATGGCGAGGCGAATTTCGAAATGGCAAAAGGATGAACCGGCACATCGATGGCGCGCAGCTGTTCCGTGAGCGGGCCGTTGTCGGTGCAGGCGACGTGGACAGCAAACTGTTTTCTGTCCAGACCGGAAGCCAACTGCAGCACATGTGATTGTCCGCCGCCGATGGTGGCCTCATTGATGATCTCTAAAATCCGAATACGGCGGTTCATTTCGACACAGCCTGATAGAACAAGAGCCCTTTATTGGAAAGCCAGCCGAGATGTTTTTGATAATAGCGGCGCTGGCTTTGCCGATAAACCGCTCTCAGCCGTGCGCCGGCGGAGCTTGCTCCCAGCACATGGATGATCTCTGCATCCGGAACGGTCATCACGTGCCAGTGACGATCCAGCGCCCGTTTGCATAGATCCTTGTCTTCAAAATACATGAACATTTTTTCATCGAACCCGTTCAATTCGCTGAACAGACTGCGACGGATCATCAGGCAGCCGCCGGTCACCCAACCCACTTGTCTCGGCCGGCGATGCTGTTCGCGTAGGCGCATGCGCAGCGCCTCATCGCCGGCGTTCAATCTTCGATGGATGCAGCGGTCACGAAACTCTTGCCTCAGACTGGGCAGCGCCCCGGCAGCCAATTGAAACCGGCCATCGGGATAGAACACATTGGGTGCGGCGATGCCGGCCTGCGGATGCTGCTGGAAAAAGGCGACCATGCGATCCAAAGCGTGCGGGCGGATCTCCGTGTCAGAATTCAGAAACATCAGCAATTCGCCGCTGCTGATTTTGACCGCTGCGTTGTTCGCTGCGCCGAATCCAAGGTTCGAACCAAGCTCCATGACCCGAACTCCAGGGAACAAGGCGCGGATATGGCCGGCAGAGCCGTCGCTCGAAGCGTTGTCCGCGACGATGATCTCATGGTTCACCTCGGTGCCGACGATCACGGAATGTACGCAGCGCGCGAGCAGTTCGCGCGTGTTATAGCTGACGATGATGATGGACAGGACCACGTCAACCCCGCTTTCCGATGATTTCGACATCCGTCGGGCGGAAAAGCAACCGGCCTGAAGCATTTGTTGTCGTCATTGCCGGAGCTGGGCATAGATGGTCCCTGCTGATGAATAGAACTTGCAGGCCGAAATTGATCGCTTCCGCAAACAGGCGAACCGCCGCTGCACCGATCAATCCGCAGCGAGGGATCAGGAACAGGTTGCCGAGGGTATCTGCAGCCACCACAAGAGAGAAAGTGATCAACACCGCCTTCAGCCTGTTGGCCGCCATCAGGTGCACGGTCAGCGGTGCGCTGAGGAACATAAAGACCAAAGCCAGGCTGAGCAGACGCAGTGCCGGGATGGCAGCGATAAACTCGGCTCCATAGAGCAGTCGGATCAGAGGGCCGGCGGCCGCCAGGATCACGCCGGCGGTCAGGACGCCGGTGATGAGCAGCCAGCACAGGACACGGTGCAGCGCCAACCGGTTCGGCGTCGAGTCGCCCGCCGGATCGCGCGACCAGATAGGAAAGACTGCATCGCTGATCGCAGCCGGCAGGATCATCAACGACACAAGCAGTTTGAACGCGGCGCTGTACAGGCCGACCGCTTGTTTGCCGCTCAGACTCTCCAGTAAAACCGAGTCGATCGACACGTTTACCGTAGCCAGCAGCGCCACCAGAAAAAAGGGGAACGAGCGACGCAGCAGATCCATGATGTCGGCCGGGGTCACGGAGCGGCTGAAACCGATGCATTTGGCGCGAAACAGGCTGATCTCCGCGGCCAGGACCGCGGCTCCGGCAAACACAGAGGCGGCGGCTGCGCCGAACAGGCCCCAGCCCCTGCTGAGAAAGAGCACGCCTGCGCTCAGCGTCAGCAGCGGTGTCAGCGCGTTCATGAAAGAGGACCAATGCAGCTGCTCGTGCGCGTTAAGGATCGCGTTATAGCCGTTGATCCAGGAGACCGTAAAGATCGTCAGTCCAAAAATGAGCGCAGGTTCAACGACGCCGTCAAATCCCGGAAGCGTGAACACCAGGGCGGCGTACAGGGCGTAGGCGAACAGCGCCAGCAGGGTGCGCAGCGCCATGGTGTGCGTGAGCGAGCGCTCGGAAGTAGCCGGCGCCCTGGCCACATCGCGGATGGTCAGGTTCGCCAGACCATAATCGGAGATCATGCCGATCATCACCGCCACGGCGGCGATGTACATATAAGCGCCAAAACCCTCTGGATTGAGCCGGCGCGCGAGAATCATGCTCCAGATAAAGACCGATAGTTTGCCGGCGCCCTGAGAGAACAGGCGCGAGAGCGAATTGCGGAAAAACGTGTTCAACCGGCCGCACTCCGGATGCGGCCGGCGGCCAGCGACAATCCCACAGTCAGCCACATCAGCATGGCGACCTCAGCGTCGCCAAAGTTCCATTCGAACATACCGTTGATCTGAAATCCGATGAATGCGGCCAAAGCTCCCAGTGCGGTTCCCGAGAGCAGCCAGTCATCCGCAGCCAGGCTTCTCAGCGTGATCCACTCGATCGCCAGAATGCGGATAAATAGTCCGAGGATGGCTAAAAGACCGGGGATGCCGAGGATCACGGCGAACATGATCAGATTGTTGTGCAAATGGCCGGCCCGCTCTTTGGCCTGCGGTGATTTATAGGGCTCTGACCGCTTGCCCACCTCACTGTCGCCATAGCCATACAACGGACTGTGTTCGACCATACGCACTCCAGCCTGCCACATATAGGTGCGTTCGATGTTATTCGGATGCCAGGGATCCACCACACTGGTCAAACGCTCCTGCAGCGAGGAGGGCGCTGCCCAAAAAGCCAGCAACACAGCCGGGATCAGAGCGAAAATAAATTTCCACCGGGTAAATAGGATGATAAAAGTAAACCCGGCCAGATAGCCCAACCACGAACTGCGGGTGTAGGTGTAGATCAAGGGGAAAAACATCAGCACCGCGGCAGCCAGGGCGATGCTTCGAACATGGCGTGGTGCGCGGGAAAAGACAAAAGCCAGAGCCAAGAGTCCGTTGATCATCAAAAGACCGCCTGAAGTCATGTAATGATTGAACAGCTTTAGCCGCCCTTCCAGTCCTCCGGGGCCGAGGTGATATTTAACGATGCCGATGACGGCGACGATGGTCATCACACCGAGCAAGCTCAGCAGCAGCCATCGCAACTGCTTTCTGCTCTGCACCGAACCGGCGATCAGATAGACGATGGGGATCAGCAAGGCCCGTTTGACAAAATGCTCCAACGACAGATAGCGGTTTGGAGAAAACAGAGTGGAGATGATCTCCATGGCCAGCCAGACGACGAAAAACCAGTCCAGGGGAGTGCGGGGAAACGGCTTTTTCTTTTCTTTCAGGCACAGACCGATCCACAGGATCACTGCCAGCGTCAGCGCGATCTGGGTTAGAGCGATGGAAAAAGAGGTCGCTGCCGCAAAGAGCAGAAGAAAGAAGGTGAAATAGTGGTTCCAGCTGATTTTTTTCAACGAATACATCCTCCGATAATATAAATAAATTTAGTAATATATGAACAATTGTGCAAGGATTAATTGATCGTGGTTCAGACCAGGCTCTGAAAGCGACGGTTCTTTTTTGGCCCGGTCTTTAAACCCTGCCCAGAAGCGTCGAGTGGATTGGCGGCTGTGAATAAAACGTGTTCCGGGTGTGTTGTTAATGAGGCAGGAAAAATAAAAACTATGGAGCGAAGATGAAACCATTAATAACAGCTCTGTTGATGGCAACGGGCCTGTCGGTCGGACAGGTGACCATGGAGCCTGATAGCTTGAACGAGCATCTGCGGCCGTTCAAACCTTACCTGAACAGGACCTATATAGGCCATTTCGCTCAGGAGCCGGGCCAGCCAGCCGCTACTGATGTCGCCCGCTGGGAGCGCATTCTCAACGGTCAGGCGATCCGTATGCTGCACTCGGTCAATGACGGTGAGTACGGCGGAGAGACCATTCTCTTCTGGGACAAGACCCGGCGAAGCCTGGTCTATTACTACTTTACCACTGCAGGGTTTTTTACCAACGGCACTATGATCCTGGAGGGCGACAAGTGGGTGAGCCATGAAGTGGTGACCAACAACGCCAACGGCATCACCGAGGTGCGCAGCACCAGTCAGTTTCTGCCGGACGGCCGGATGCACACGGTCGCTGAATTCAAACAGAATGGCCAGTGGGTGCACGGACACACCATTGATTACGTCGAGTCTCCGGAGAGCCGGATGGTGTTCAGATAAGCGCGATTCACTGCCCAACGGCCGCAACGGCAAGTCGGGTGTTTATATGATTGCATGGTACTCTCGTGAAGCCGATCAGCACTGGGAGGAAAATTCCAATGTTCAAGCGAAGCAACCGACTGTGTAAAAATAATTGTGTTTGGAATCAGCGGCTTGAAAGGAACAGTCCCAATCGGCGTATAATCCGGTTGGGACTGTCCATTGAGAGAGCTATCTGGGTGGTGGTCTGAGTTAATCCCGCCTATTTTTCATTTGCTTTCAAGTCCTTCAGCACAAATGTGATCCTCATGACAACACGATATTGAGTGATCTTGCCTTTCACCACATCCACTTTTTGATCCTTGATCCAAGCGCCGGTGACGTTTTCCAGCGTTTTATTCGCCCGAGCGATGCCCTGCTCCACGGCATCCTTGAAGCTTTTGGGCGAGGAGGAGATGATCTCTGTGACTTTGGCGATGCTCATGGCTGTCTCCTTGATTTAATGAATGAATGGTTGAGAGTTGGTTTATGACGCCGTTAGGCTAATAAGCGACCTGACCCATGGGTGCATCAGCGGGCAGATGGGTACGAAATACAGTGGTATAATAGAGATTGTTATCCAAAATATCAATTGTTAATTTTTTTCGACCGATGGGTACGGCAACTTTGGGCCGGTTGAAACCGGGCATCATGACGGAGCGGTGCGTTACGCCCCTTGGTGCAGCGACTGTCTCGTGATGGTCGCCCGGCCTGATGCCATTGCCCTGAAAATGCTGGTTTTTCTTGATTACATTT
It contains:
- a CDS encoding dodecin domain-containing protein, whose product is MSIAKVTEIISSSPKSFKDAVEQGIARANKTLENVTGAWIKDQKVDVVKGKITQYRVVMRITFVLKDLKANEK